Proteins encoded in a region of the Nicotiana tomentosiformis chromosome 9, ASM39032v3, whole genome shotgun sequence genome:
- the LOC138899344 gene encoding uncharacterized protein, with protein sequence MPRGYDGLGDPVAHLRGYCSKMRGIGGKDELLMNQFQPELREQVAQVNPPMKEDEMIEYFLQAQESTYFEHLISVVGKPFNDVVKMAGMVEDGLKSSKIMSYSTLKATTQAIQNDT encoded by the exons ATGCCGAGAGGTTATGACGGACTTGGAGATcccgtggcccatttgagaggTTATTGTAGTAAGATGAGAGGCATTGGTGGGAAGGATGAGTTGTTGATGAACCAATTTCAGCCAGA ATTGAGAGAACAAGTTGCCCAAGTCAATCCGCCGATGAAAGAAGACGAGATGATTGAGTACTTTCTTCAAGCTCAAGAGTCTACTTACTTTGAGCATTTGATCTCAGTCGTGGGTAAGCCTTTTAATGATGTGGTAAAAATGGCAGGAATGGTAGAAGATGGGTTGaagtcaagcaagatcatgagctatTCTACCTTAAAAGCCACAACACAAGCAATTCAGAACGACACATGA